The Rhinoderma darwinii isolate aRhiDar2 chromosome 9, aRhiDar2.hap1, whole genome shotgun sequence sequence AACTACATATTCCAGCCATCCCAATAGTGGCCTACGGGGGGGGCGTATCATTATTGGGCAAGATTGTTGACTTCAGTCCATATGCGCCATGATACTGGGCATGTGGCCCGATGCTGCTGTCACTTGCTCCATATGAGGATGTTTTCTTTCTGCATGGACAAGATGGAAATACTTCTACTActttatgcatttttattttttccaatcagAGCCGGGCTCAGACCTGCATGGAACTATTGCAAGAATTAAACGAAGACGTCACAGGCAATTTTGTATCTGAGGTTGGTGAACGTAAGAGGCTGAGAGTATTGTGGGGCAGTGTCATAGAGTTAtgtgcagcaatttctcacggaGACCAGTATTtctccagctgctgcaaaactacaattcccagcattcctGGCAGTTGtaattttacaacagctggagagccgcagGTTGTAGACCATTtcgccagtgtataatatatgtcaTTTATTGGATATTTGTACAATGCTTTACTCTGAACCCCTTTTCATGTTTTATTCTTTAGAATCCAAACCAACTTTTAGAcaacgatccatctttcttctgcaAGTTTACTTTAGTGATTGCCACTCAGCTGTCGGAGAGGTAGGTCTGGGCGCCCATTCCTATCCCTACAGCATAACAATTATGTGGCTTCTAAACCTACTGCATTTTATATCTATTCCAGCACTTTGTTGCGTTTGGCTGAAACACTCTGGAACTCTAATATTCCTCTCCTGATTTGCCGCACATATGGTTTTGTTGGCTACATGAGGATTATCGTTAAAGAACATACTGGTAAGAGCTCTGCTTGCCTGTCTATCTTTCTCGTTTACATCATTGGGGGACACAACACCTTGGGTTTAGGtccttgccactaggaggctaaCACTAGGTAGGAAAAGCCTTGGCTCCGATCAGGCGTGCCATATCCTTCCCACAGACATTGGCTAATTCCGGTTTAGTGTTTGGGCGGCCTCTCTCTCTCCTCAGCGCAGGCTTTAACATTGtggtctctctctctcgccctcatcTAATCCGTGCAGAAGTTATTCTCCCAGCGTGTCTTTCTACCAGTAGGATTCCAGACAAACCATCATGTGGCCCTAGTGACTCGCTATGACTGCTGTCGCTGTAATATAAAATTCCAATGCGGTCAACTTAATCCACTATATTTTCAGTACTTGCAACCCAGAGCCTCCCCAGGATCCTGCACCCGTGCAGAATGTGCCCTCCCTGACTGGGCATTGTCCTTCACCCGGGTCTTTCGGGACTCGCTCAGTCTCTGGAACGCTGCCATCCCAGATTGTGGCGGATCAATGCCCCCCTGTCATCTTCCTTTTGTGTTATTGCCGTCCCGCAAGAGACCTAGGATTTCAAGGGACAGGTCCCATTCATCTTCTGGTTCTGCATCCCCTGCTAGGACTAGCAATGGGGAAGCTGCCTCTCCACAGGAATAATCTGTCTCCCTGGGGAATCCTCTGAATCAGTGTCTGAACAAGACAATAAAATGGCAGCTATCGGAATTGACCCGTGCTGTCAGGGATACCCTACATGTAAAggatgatccccccccccccccctcttctcatGGAGAGTTGACTTTCCGCCGCCACAGGCGCCAGGCTCTAGTTTTCCCAAACCGTGGCAAGTTTGAGGATCTCCTCTCTAAGGAATGTAACCACCCTGACAAGCGCTTGCCCCTTGTTTCCTTTCCTTTCTGGTTTCCATGGGAACCACTCTTCCGCTGTCAGATGAGACATCTCTGGGTGACTCCCTTGACAAGAAGTTAGATTCTCTATTAAAATCTGCCTGTGACATCCAGTTCTGCCCTATCCCCAGCATTCGCCTCTTTCTGAATCCGCAACGTTTGCTCAGTTTAGGCTAAACGGCCCCGTCAGGGCATCTCTGAGGTAGCTCAGCAGGAAGACCTGACTGATCTGGCCTTCCAGTTCCTCTGCGAGGCCTCTCTGCAGTCCGTCCACTTCACTGTCCTTCTGAGCCATTACTGGTGGCCATTACTTCCATCAGACGAGTTTTGGGGCTGGCTGAACTATCTCGTAGGTCTCCTTTCCCGGTGATCCACAAGGATATGTGGTGTTTCGACCCGTCCCATTTTTTTCTACCGAAGGTGGTCTCTGCCGTCTGCACCAATGACGACAATGTTCTCCATTCCTTCTGTCCCTTCCCATCCCACCCGTGGGAGCGCGCACTACATTGTCTTCATGTGGttagaaattatatatttttgaaaaaatatatttttttaaaaactggatatttttGGAAAGCGCTCCTCAATATAAAGAATAAGCAGAGAGGTTCTGGTAAGCAGGTTTATTGTACAGCAAAGgatgggcaacgcgtttcaacgcagaacatgcgtcttcgtcaggccgaaATTAGGATACCGAAAGCTGCAACCTGGCTACCACAACGGCCTTCTACActaagctgtacctgccagtatGAGATTCGACGGTGAGTCTAACAACTTATCACTACTATCCATTGTTCTACCTatcaaggtttatcttgcaccatgtggcgctgtgtacacttttctcttctcagACTCCATTGATGGGGTTAGAGCTGTTTGCATCTACCTGGCAGCGACTAAATACTTTAGATGCTCTAATTCTCTCTTTCGTGCCTTCACCAAGTTCTACCAGATTCAGACTCTGCCTACCTCTAATGCCAGCCTGGACTCCTACATGTGCTGTTTTCTTCCTACATCGTTTTGCATAAACTAGATTATCTCAGTGTCTGGGGGAACGGTATGGTCTGCCCGAACGGAGCCAAGACCTCTTCGAACCCAGTgtcgcctcctagtggcaagggcctatacccatggtgctgtgtcccccaatgaatgcGAGAAAGGGATTTTTCGTTGAGTACGAAAATCCAATTTTATGCATAGATGCAAACGCTTATAGGGGTTCACCCAGTTTTCCCCACTGGTTATCACTGGCATCTATTACACATGTATGAGACCAGGATACCTCAGCTGAATTAaatattaaagggtttttcctatAATCATTATTTTTCACTTATCCACAGGAGAGGCAGCCCCATAGAATGTGAAttgagcggtggccgagcatgcgcagaaCCGCTCCATTCACATAGAGCACCTGGGGACTCTCGTTTTGGGGATCGGTGGGAgtccctgtggataggtgataaatgatgattatgggaaaaccactttaggaCTTCACACTAGTGAACCACTCGGGGAGGACATATACCTGAGGGAGATTTATCTATGTAATTCCTATTTCCAGTTGTAGAATCCCATCCTGATAATGCGTTAGAGGATCTGAGGTTGGACCAGCCCTTCACTGAACTCCGGGAACATCTCCAGTTATATGACCTGGAGCATATGGAGAGAAAGGTATCTGGCATATCCATATATTTCATTCAATATCATTAACTAGAATATATTTAAGTTTTACCTGTCAGTGTTTTGCTTGTTGATCTAATGCAAGAAATTATATATGTTAAGTGAATTGTGTTTTACGAAGCCTCAACAGTAACTCTTGATGGACCTCTCCGCCTAAAGCTAAAAATTATTCTACATAAATAGTATATCAAAATAACCAGACATTCAGTAAAAGGAGTATTCCAGTCATTGCAAGTGACAGCATATCGGTAGGACTGCCACTGTCATCCAGGCACACTGCAGGTACCAGTCCTAATTCACTTGAAAGGGACTAAGATTGTTTTCTGCACCGCGCCTAAATTGGACCGGTGAAGTTCAGGGAAAATACCGTTCTCGTGGATGGACCCGAAGTGATCAGGAAGTGATGGCATAACCTAGTTACTTGCTATTACTGGAATCCTCCTTTAAAGATGTTATCACATTTGGACAATCTCTTTCCATATGGccttttagggcatatggacatcacagAGAGGGGTCCCCTGCCTGATAGGTcccggattatcagatattctgcAGTGATCatagaaaagtatcaaaaaaacctgaagaatgccaaaaataaaatgttatttttctgctgtttgtctatatttttgtatgtatttatCGCTGTTTTGATTTCATTTTTAGGATCACAGTCACACTCCGTGGATTATTGTGGTAGCCAAGTACTTAGAGAAATGGCGTAGAGAGGTAAGATTCTGCCAGGGATCGCTGCAGGGTCTCCAGCATCTTCACCCCCCTGATCTCCTGACGTTTCTTATAGAATGCAGGACAGATACCCAAGAGCTACAAAGAAAAAGAAGCCTTCCGAGACCTCATCAGACAAGGTATGTTCTTCTTTTATCCATAGGACTTCTTAGATAGACTGTCTCTGGACCTAACGTTAAGATCTGGTGTTGCAGGCTTCCTGAAGAATGAGAATGGTGTCCCTGAAGACGAGGAGAACTTTGAGGAAGCTATAAAGAACGTAAATACTGCACTAAACACATCAAAGGTATGTATCGTGTCTAATAAAATATCCTGCGATTCTattctgtaaagaaaaaaaagggactaGTTATCAGGAACAACCagtgtccattgaaatcaatacatGCCCATTACTtataaagggttttcccaccatactaaggctatgttcgcaGTCAGGATTTGCATGCGGAATTGCTCTTTTGTTGTTCAAGGGAGCGAATCCGCTGATTTTTAGCGTGGAATCTGTcaatttattaattaaaaaatctGCGCCATGGCCGTTATTTCACGTGGATTTATTCCTGAGCATGTAAAAGGGGTATAAAATACCCAACTCTTCTGCTTTGCCATCTGAATTGCTTTCGACTGTGCCAAGATTTAGGCGTGGTAGCAGGGCCTAAATCCGGACAGAATTTAAAGCATGTGAACATATCATATCTTCATAATATGGCATCACTCTCAGATGGCTGAGGGGTCCTATCCATCAGACCCCCAAGTTCTCAGCAGCAGGACCCCCGCTTGCTTGCTGTTAGGAGAAACCACAATACGAATGTTGTTGTCCAGCCTAATAAATGGAAaatgtgcagtttttcaccctttCCTACTGAGCAACCAAGCATTGGGGCAAGCTAAATTTGTTCGATAGTATGCAGAcccaataaataaaatataatgtttTGGGGTCCTTCCGTATTTTATTCTATTCTTTGTCTATTTTGAATGTCTTATCTTTCTTTTTCCTTAGGTCTCCAGCACCATTGAAGACATTTTTAGTGATGAGCGGTGCAAAAACAACACTCAACAGGTGAAGCCGAAGGGGTGAAAATCAAATTAAATTATACAGTGAAATCCGAGATTGGATACTCCAGAAAGTCTAGTAATCCGACACTTGATTTTAGCACTGAAGGTGCTCTGCCCTCAGAATAGAGTAGAGTTgtatatacttttctatgaccATCCAATAATacatatctgataatccggcactttACATGTCCCACTTGCCAGATAAAATACATTTTACTGTATACTTCTGAAAAAGTTCAGACACAAAAGCGAGGCTTTTAAAATTTGAATATGACTGTTTTTAGTATTTCAATATTCGCTTTCCGGTTTATCATGACAGCCTCTCGTTATTTTCAGTCTTCTGACTTTTGGATTTTGGCTCGAGCTGTTAAGGAGTTTACAGCATCTGAAGGGAAAGGCAATCTGCCCCTGCGAGGAACAATTCCAGATATGATCGCAGACTCCGATAAATTCATTCGACTGCAGAATGTGTGAGCTTCTTAACATTTTCAGATAATGTGTTTATATGTTGGAAAATGAAGATGAAAAATGTTATACTGTATAAAAAGTTTTATCCCTTGATCATGTTGAACGGATTTCCCATTCCACCTTAGCACAGTGCCTGCTGGTAGTCTGGAATCCACCTCCCCTGTCAACATTGGCCCAGGTTGTAGCTCTGGCCCACCCCCATGCCTTATACTGCAGCTCTGATTCTTcacattggctgctgtgtataagcacaagcccGCTACCATCTCATGCACGTAAGTTAGACGTTAGCCGAACTTGCTGATTTCGATGGGATCAGACAACAGAAGGTGtcgaacatgcctgatcctttgtttctGACGGAGATAAGCCCACAggggtctggcagtggcttattcccctctcaggGCCAGTGACTAACTTAAGTGTATGGGGCACCTTTACTCCCTCACATACGAACGAACGTTAATATAGAAATTAACCTGTGTTCACTGTTTCCTTATAGATATCGGGAGAAGGCCAAAAATGATGCTGCAACTGTTGAAAACTATGTTTCTAAACTCCTGCAGTCTATTGGCCGAGTAAGTCTAtaatgcagtgtttttttttcctttttttttttttttaatagctaaATTCTTGACCCTGAATTTGTATGATTTTGTTGCTACGTAAAAATAACTCAGTAATATTGCCTTTTCATTGCAGCCCCCGGAAAGCATATCCGAAAAAGATATCCGTCTTTTctgtaagtttttatttttttatatatactattttgcattatttgtttcatgaataaatatttttgtattgtagcATATTGAGATATTCAGCCTACTCTTTTTAATGTAATACATACAATGACCAACAGATGGCACTGTATTTATAGAGTATGTATCTATTGTATGTATTTTTCTGGACCTTCGATTGTGATTTAGTTGCCCTATGACATTGCACCAGTTGGagtaaagtaccttttttttgtttttgttttttttctgatggATCTTTTTTAATTTCTTAGAGGATTTTAGTCACTGcccttatttttattaataaatacacAGATCTTCTATTTCCCCTCTTAAGTAAAATCCCATAGCACCTTGCAGATCTTGTTCTGAAGCTGAGAAGCTCGTCTTAAAGAGGAACAGTCCTGCATAATAGGTGTCCTCTGAACTTCTGCAGCAAGGAATAGGTCATGGCTAAACTGGAAACTAAATCTTTACCGTGCTTCATCTATAATGGCCAATCCGACTTTAGTCATTTTGCCTTATTAGAATGATCTAAGAGGCTTTCTTGCTTTCCAGGCAGGAACTGCGCTTTCCTTCGATTTGTCCGGTGCAGATCTTTAGCTGAAGAGTATGGGATGGACACTATAAAAAAGGATGACATTGGTAAGAATAACAAAAACACCGCCATACATTATAGTGTTAAAAGAGTTTTAAAAGATTagtaaaacatgactgctttcttccaaatacagtgccacacctgtccactggttgtgtgtggtattgcagctcagcaataTTTACTTTAAAGGAGTGgagcttcaataccagacacaaccatggacaggtgtggcgctgttttttaaggaaagcagccttttttttttttttaaattctggacaacccctttaacttctccTGGGTAATGAATGCTATAATCCTATCACATGGATTTTGGAGAGAACGTTCTTTGTCatcttctaaaattctgttttgtttttttccagcgtCTTTTATGGAGAATCCAGATAATGAAATTGTCTTCTATTTGATGCTGAGGGCTGTGGACAGGTTCCATAAACAGCATGGAAGATACCCAGGTATATTTAGTCAGGCTTTATAAAAGGGATCCAGTGGAATGCATTAAGTTAAAGTGGTGAACTTATTGGGACAATCTCTGTCCCATATTTTCTATTAGGGCTCTGCTCTCAGACAGAGAATGAGGAGAGCTAGTGATCGTTGGGGGATTTTGGTGCTAGACCTGcgacgatcagctgatcaccatcAGGTCCCCATTTAGAAAAAGGGTTGTCTAGATGGTATAACCCTTTTTAAAATTCCATTTTACCGAATGCTGAGCTAATCCCTTCTCATTCATTGAATTCTTGCGGTCTGCAAGCATCCATTAAAAAGTAGTGGATACCCAGTGACTTAAATGGGTGCCCAGAATTATTGTCATTGTAATCGCCCTAGTAATtagagggtaactaaactttcaaaaaacttctgacgtcatagtgacatgttagaagcttTGATTGGTGGAGCTTTGAGCGCGGAGACCcccaacgaagcggcagaagcgctcaaggGAGCGCTgaaccgcttggtttctgatcggcttttctcggaaagctgagcagttggtctatgggctcaatagaaagcctatcagaaaccaagcgcttctgccgcttcgttttagcgatcggtgaggatctccgtgctcagacttccaccaatcaaaacttctgacatgtcactatgacatggcagaagttttctgaaagtttatttaccctttaaagcTCAACAGAATTACCATTACTCTGGGGGACCTGATTTGCTATCTGAAAGCCTATCAACCGCTGTAAATTTAAAGGGTAGTCTTAGGAAAGACATctctaaaaaaaattgctgggGTCTCGAACGAAATGGCAGTTACTTTTTCTGCGCGGCTACATGGTTGACCATTGGCTTTAATAGGCCAAACCTGGAGAGAGCAGATGAAGTGGCAAAACGCTTTCGTAGATCCACCGCCACTATCCCCCTAGTAAGAGATCGACAGCGGTCAGACCCCGTATcaatatgccatcaatatctCTCCTTAGCCAACCCTTTCAATAGAATTTTCAGTAATCGAATTTACAGGTAAGAATTTGCGTTGTGTGTTGCAACCTTGACTAGTTGCAGAATATTTGAAGgatttaaaatacattttgttgCGTATACTTTAAATAaagaagatctgcaaatgatgtaTTTCTATATATTGTCTGCTCTGACAGACTTCATGTGCACTTGTTCTCCGCCACTATTCATTCTTCGTACTCTGATATCTGTAACGGAGCCTCTACAGGATGATAATGGTCAATGATCCAACCTGTTTACAACTCTCTTGTAGGTGTTTATAACTGCCAGGTAGAAGGTGATTTTGGGAAACTGAAGACCTGTCTGAATGGATTTCTACAGGAATATGGGTTGTCACTCAGTGTGAAGGACGATTATATCCAGGAATTGTAAGTGACTCGTGTTTCTAATGCTGTTCCCTTCTGCCCCACCAGGAAATATTTGAGTGTGGTTTTAATCCTTCCCTTCATTTATAGCAATACAATGCTTTCattgcttaggccccatgcaaacggccGTGTCTGTAATAACGGCGCGCAATTGCGGTCACAGCCGGactcggacagccacccgcatttgcgggtcgtgctcccatataaagtatgggagcatggtccgcgaaaagcaaaagatgggacatgtcctatcttttgcggcggCTTTCtttggcctggacaccttcctgtaaataaacgggaaggtgtccgtggacaatagaagtgaatgggtccgtaattacggacgatttttacggttgtgtgcatggggccctcaGTGTGCGTTATATTGCATTAGAGGCTGGAGCATGACACACCACACAGGGAGGTACAACTATATATGCTACATCATTAACAGCGAGAATCGGACAGACTGAGTACTATCTGTGCTAACATCATTTAAAGGAAGAGACGGGGTGGCAGTACTACCTCTACCAACATCATTTATACGGAGAGACTGGATGGCAGTACGATCTGTGCCAGCATCATTTATAAGGAGAGACAGGGACACAGTACTATCTGTAGCCTCCTCATTTACAAGGAGAGACCGTATACCAATACTATCTGCACCTCAATCATTTATAGGGAGAAGAAAAGGAGGCAGCACTATCTGTACATACATCATTCCCAGGTAGGGAGGCTGTACTATCTGCACCCATATCATTTAcaaggagagacagggaggcagtactatctgcacCTATATCATTTACAAGCaaagacagtactatctgtagcCACATCGTTTATAGGGAGATGGGGAGACGCTACTATCTGTACCCACATCCTTTACGAGTAGAGACAGTATAGGAGtaatatctgtgcctacatcattttataTAAAGAGACCGGGAGGAAGTACTATCTGTACCCTCATCGTTTACAATGAGAGacagtatagcagtattatctgcGCCCTCGTCATTTACAAGGAGAGACGGTAAGGCAGTACTTTTATCCGTGTCTACGTAATTTATAGGGAGATGCAGCATTATCTGTACATTACTTTGTAGGCAAAAGGATATACTGCTCTCCGAGCCTGTTGTACTGAGATGGCGGTGGGGATATTATCATGTATAGTCTGTTCAATTACAAATTCAGCTCCGCTATATCTGCACATAAGACGTAAGTCTCTAAATAAAAGTGTCGTCCTCGTTTATCACATGACGTGTCAGAAAATATGGTTGTGACGTAGCCCCATCCTCCAGACATTCGACCCCTTGCCTGTATCAGACCAGCATGTAATCATACTATATTATGTTCACTGTAGAAGGGTGACTCGAAAGCAGATTATACAAGTCAACTGGCTAAATTTAGCTATAGATCGAGTCCCTCTGGCTAAACAGACACTCAGGTCCTTTTGCGCTTGGAGAGTGATGAGATTGGTCTGGACAACTGTCTTGCAGGAAGTAGGTCAGAAGCTGATGTCTGCTGGTAGTGCAATGTTAACTGTGTACAATTCCTTTCTTTTCCAGCTGTCGATATGGAGCTGCTGAACCTCACACCATTGCTTCCTTTTTGGGAGGTAATGTCAATATTTCTACATAGAAAATTAAAATTACTTATTTACAGACATTTCAAATGATTAAAAAAGTCATCCCTCTGGTCCACAGAAGATGCAACAGCGAGATCATGatgtcatcagaatctctcagtagtgcagcatcaggctttgggcctgtaacttcaatGACTTATATCTTAGAATTAGAGTTTGATATTTAGAAAtggttttcacatttttattcGACAGGAAAAGGTCTTATTGTAAATCTCCTTAGCTACATTAATctaataaatgtatttattattgtttttttattttttatttcaggcGCTGCTGCACAGGAAGCCATCAAAATTATAACTAAACAGTTTGTTATATTTAATAACACTTTTATTTACAACGCCATGTTACAAACCTCAGCTACCTTCCAGTTGTAGAGGCATTACTATTAGTTGTACATGTGTCCGTTCCATTAATGTCTGTATGTCCGCATTGTTCTCTCTCCAAGTTAgatatgttttaataaaaataagaTCTTCAATAAAACTTCTCCAGGTAAACCATTCTGAAGGttcttgttgttgttattatatcCAATAGTCCCAGCACTACTACATGTCCGGCTTTCATCAAAACTGTCAGACTTGTTGAATTGAACCATCTACGTCTGCTGGATTTATAttgaaggggttgtacaggattagaatagCATGGCTttgtttttccaaaaacagcaccactcctgtccacaggttgtatgtggtattgcagctcaggcccATTCATTTAATTggacctgagctgcaataccaaacacaacccatggacaggagtggcgctgtttctgtaagaaaGCAGATATGTTCTCTTTAATCCTGTACAATCTTTTTAAGCATTTCACAGGAGATTTTGTGCTTTCAGCATTTGTGTATATGCATACCCTGTAGTCCAGCACAAATAATTAAAGGTGCTGTTCTgtctttgattggtggggatacCTTCTGTGCCTGCATTATCTCCCCAAACGTTGTTTTTTTCTGGGATCCGGATGTGAACCTGACTGCACAGAGTCCACGCTAGATGCTACAGTGGTGCAGACAAAAAGTGAAgaatagcagccaatcagatttcaCTTTTCATTTTAGTAGTGCAGGTTAAAAAATTAACGCAGTGATCTGATCGACTTCTATTGGCACGGGCGCCacctttttttctataaatgttttttttttgtttcgtttttttttatacgaaATGCAAGGTGACCGAGAGTAGAGAGAACAACAATGTGAAAATAGCCCACTGGAGACTTTTCTGAGCCTAGTCCAAATCCATTATTCCGTAAAAAGTAGTGTGTAGCCAACACGTGGACCGAGTGGTGCTTGTTATGCAACAAGTGCAGGGAATGAGCAAGCAGTAGAACGGGACATGATGCCTATTGTGATGTAACGGTATGCTCGCATGCAGCCATTAAAGTCACAATGCTTGTGTGTCAGCAATAAGATCTGGGGTTTCCTGCTAGGGTAGAGAACCCAGACACTTGGTTGGCGTGATAAGAGAGCTGATCACACCTTAAATAAAGTTCATGAACATTTTTTATCTTTCCTTGTGATTCGTTGAAAGCCTGAGAGAACTCTGCAGTCAAATAGACACCAAGTGGCGTGGCCATATgaaaaacactgcagatttttacGTGACCTTGAACATTGAGTCAGAAAACAGGAGACACAAACACCAGCTAGAAGCTTCTATATGGcaccagcagaaaatattatagaCCTGTAGTGCAATATTTGCACCACTGTACGTGTTCGTGCACAAGGAATGACCCTGTGCATGGGGCCCCTTTCCAAGGTTTATAAATCAAAacacattcatttattttatttgactTTATAAAGTGGCAAATCTTTAAATGCAAAGTTGAAAACTTGgttattaaaaaggaaaaaattttACAGAAAAATTGTAACGCAGGATCATCATTACCCgggcagaaccccccccccccatccttatGTGGGTGACAGAGTACAATTTCGACTGTCTCTGTAAAAAATTCCTAACTGGTcagcagcccagaagtaatgtaatatacagcccagaagtaatgtaatgtacagcccagaagtaatgtaatatacagcccagaagtaatgtaatgtacagcccagaggtaatgtaatgtacagcccagaagtaatgtaatatacagcccagaagtaacgcacagcccagaagtaacgcacagcccagaagtaacgtaatatacagcccagaagtaacgtaatgtacagcccagaagtaatgtaatgtacagc is a genomic window containing:
- the NAE1 gene encoding NEDD8-activating enzyme E1 regulatory subunit, producing MAQGALVKEQKYDRQLRLWGDHGQESLESAHVCLINATATGAEILKNLVLPGIGSFTIVDGNVVRGEDVGNNFFLDRGSIGKSRAQTCMELLQELNEDVTGNFVSENPNQLLDNDPSFFCKFTLVIATQLSESTLLRLAETLWNSNIPLLICRTYGFVGYMRIIVKEHTVVESHPDNALEDLRLDQPFTELREHLQLYDLEHMERKDHSHTPWIIVVAKYLEKWRRENAGQIPKSYKEKEAFRDLIRQGFLKNENGVPEDEENFEEAIKNVNTALNTSKVSSTIEDIFSDERCKNNTQQSSDFWILARAVKEFTASEGKGNLPLRGTIPDMIADSDKFIRLQNVYREKAKNDAATVENYVSKLLQSIGRPPESISEKDIRLFCRNCAFLRFVRCRSLAEEYGMDTIKKDDIASFMENPDNEIVFYLMLRAVDRFHKQHGRYPGVYNCQVEGDFGKLKTCLNGFLQEYGLSLSVKDDYIQEFCRYGAAEPHTIASFLGGAAAQEAIKIITKQFVIFNNTFIYNAMLQTSATFQL